The following coding sequences lie in one Amycolatopsis cihanbeyliensis genomic window:
- a CDS encoding amino acid ABC transporter permease gives MAMSRRKRAQAFRGAQYALLVLVILLLALFANWSELTRAFFNLDAAADQFPGIITTALVNTIIYTALGFALGLGLGFVFAMMKLSSVGPYRWIATAYIEFFRGVPVLLVFIAFGFGVPLAFDLIFDTYTTAMLSLGLVGSAYIAETLRAGIQAVPPGQVEAARSLGMSPGRTTVTVVVPQAFRIILPPLTNEVVLLTKDSSLIYLLGLLQVEYELAKFGREGLNETGSLTPILLAGLAYLLITIPLGYLSRYLERRTGRKQQRGLEVEA, from the coding sequence ATGGCCATGTCGCGCCGTAAGCGCGCCCAGGCGTTCCGCGGGGCCCAGTACGCCCTGCTCGTACTGGTCATCCTGCTGCTCGCCCTGTTCGCCAACTGGTCGGAGCTCACCCGCGCCTTCTTCAACCTGGACGCGGCCGCCGACCAATTTCCCGGCATCATCACCACCGCGCTGGTGAACACCATCATCTACACCGCGCTCGGCTTCGCGCTCGGCCTCGGGCTGGGCTTCGTGTTCGCCATGATGAAGCTGTCCTCGGTCGGTCCCTACCGGTGGATCGCGACCGCGTACATCGAGTTCTTCCGTGGCGTCCCGGTGCTGCTGGTCTTCATCGCCTTCGGTTTCGGTGTCCCGCTGGCCTTCGACCTGATATTCGACACCTACACCACGGCGATGCTGTCGCTGGGGCTGGTCGGCTCGGCCTACATCGCCGAGACGCTGCGGGCCGGGATCCAGGCGGTGCCGCCCGGCCAGGTCGAGGCGGCGCGCTCGCTCGGCATGTCCCCGGGGCGTACCACGGTCACCGTCGTCGTGCCGCAGGCGTTCCGGATCATCCTGCCGCCGCTGACCAACGAGGTCGTCCTGCTCACCAAGGACTCCTCGCTGATCTACCTGCTCGGGCTGCTCCAAGTCGAGTACGAGCTGGCGAAGTTCGGCAGGGAGGGACTGAACGAGACCGGTTCGCTCACCCCGATCCTGCTGGCGGGTTTGGCCTACCTGCTGATCACGATTCCGCTCGGTTACCTGTCCCGGTACCTGGAGCGGCGGACCGGCCGCAAGCAGCAGCGCGGCCTGGAGGTGGAAGCATGA
- a CDS encoding GroES family chaperonin, whose amino-acid sequence MTAVSDSESRTGAGVKLEIQLLHDRVLARMSTDEGERRSTGGIVIPATAQMARRLTWGDVLGVGNNVRNVKVGDRVLFNAEDQYEVEIQGEAYLVMRERDIHAIASERTEHGTGLYL is encoded by the coding sequence ATGACGGCTGTGTCAGATTCGGAAAGCAGGACCGGCGCGGGCGTGAAGCTCGAGATCCAGCTGCTGCATGACCGGGTGCTGGCCCGGATGTCGACCGACGAAGGGGAGCGGCGGAGCACCGGCGGCATCGTCATCCCGGCCACCGCACAGATGGCGCGCCGGCTCACCTGGGGTGATGTACTGGGTGTTGGCAATAATGTGCGTAACGTGAAGGTCGGCGACCGAGTGCTGTTCAACGCGGAGGACCAGTACGAGGTGGAGATCCAGGGCGAGGCGTATCTGGTGATGCGGGAGCGCGACATCCACGCGATCGCCAGCGAGCGCACCGAGCACGGTACGGGGCTTTACTTGTAG
- a CDS encoding SRPBCC family protein gives MSQPSATGRIEVRARPERVYELISEPGTLAELADEYATFRWLDGAFSARVGARFKGGNRRGLRRWSTIATVTDAVAGRCFAFEVSAGPAPVARWQYDIEPVAGGCRVTESTWERRPGWLKFAGSLASGVWDRAEHNRHNIANTLRRLKARAEAN, from the coding sequence ATGTCCCAGCCGAGCGCGACCGGGCGGATCGAGGTGCGTGCCCGGCCGGAGCGGGTGTACGAGCTGATCAGCGAGCCGGGCACGCTCGCCGAGCTGGCCGACGAGTACGCCACCTTCCGTTGGTTGGACGGCGCGTTCTCGGCCAGGGTCGGCGCCCGCTTCAAGGGCGGTAATCGCCGCGGCCTCCGGCGCTGGAGCACGATCGCCACGGTCACCGACGCGGTGGCGGGCCGGTGTTTCGCCTTCGAGGTGTCGGCGGGGCCCGCGCCGGTCGCCCGCTGGCAGTACGACATCGAGCCTGTGGCGGGCGGTTGCCGGGTGACCGAGAGCACCTGGGAGCGGCGTCCCGGCTGGCTGAAGTTCGCCGGTTCGCTGGCCAGCGGTGTCTGGGACCGGGCAGAGCACAACCGGCACAACATCGCGAACACGCTGCGCAGGCTGAAGGCCCGCGCCGAGGCGAACTGA
- a CDS encoding VanW family protein, with product MREEQDRPEPEADPTEPFAAALPAPEAAPAPDEGLLGELLDHEPPAPLPSTPARRFRAGLGKVMMATGGVIALLALVYVADLMLSAGDVPRGVTVAGVEVGGMSHGAAEAKLRIELEPRLVQPIPVRAGDARAELDPTTSGLGLDWQATLDQAGHQPLNPVRRVLSFFRAREVGVVPTIEPRLIRQAVTELASERLNHGLTEGTIRFEPAPGDGAVRPVAVEPRQAQELTDIEGAVRIVTDDWLTDRTIEFPMRVTPPKASSAGVHAALDQVVAPAVAAPIRVRGEGTAAVLRPEDVAGSLQFAAVPDGSLQIRVDQSTLRRVLLPQLVGTEQRSRNARIVFAAGKPDIQPSAPGRQINWARTLAPLMDVARRAADRELPVAYDTRPARVTTSDAERFGIKEVIGEFTTGGFPGDVAHNIGVIARQVDGTIVRPGQTFSLDEHTGPRTASRGYRTAPVHEDGTGPPVIGGGVSQLTSTLYNAIYLAGLKDAGHTEHATHFSRYPVARDASSLRENGSSVEMAFTNDSSTGVAIQASASGGTVTVRIWGTKRYRVESVPAPRTDVVPPPISIGPPEDCTPVAGTPGFSTSNTRILYDLESGAEVSRQTRDVRYAARPTVIC from the coding sequence GTGCGCGAGGAGCAGGACCGGCCGGAGCCGGAAGCCGACCCGACTGAGCCGTTCGCTGCCGCCCTGCCCGCTCCGGAAGCCGCACCGGCCCCCGACGAGGGCTTGCTCGGCGAACTGCTCGACCACGAGCCACCCGCCCCGCTCCCCTCGACGCCCGCGCGCCGGTTCCGCGCCGGCCTCGGCAAGGTGATGATGGCGACCGGCGGTGTCATCGCGCTGCTGGCACTGGTCTACGTCGCCGACCTGATGCTGAGCGCGGGAGACGTTCCGCGCGGGGTCACCGTCGCCGGTGTCGAGGTCGGCGGGATGAGCCACGGTGCCGCCGAGGCCAAGCTGCGGATCGAGCTCGAACCCCGGCTCGTCCAGCCCATCCCGGTGCGGGCCGGTGACGCCAGGGCCGAGCTGGACCCGACCACCTCCGGCCTCGGCCTCGACTGGCAGGCCACCCTCGACCAGGCGGGCCACCAGCCGCTGAACCCGGTGCGCAGGGTGCTGTCCTTCTTCCGCGCCCGCGAGGTCGGTGTGGTCCCCACCATCGAGCCTCGGCTGATCCGCCAGGCGGTCACCGAGCTGGCGAGCGAACGGCTCAACCACGGACTCACCGAGGGCACCATCCGCTTCGAACCCGCGCCGGGCGATGGCGCCGTCCGGCCGGTGGCCGTGGAACCACGGCAGGCCCAGGAGCTCACCGATATCGAGGGCGCGGTGCGGATCGTCACCGACGACTGGCTCACCGACCGGACCATCGAGTTCCCGATGCGGGTGACCCCGCCGAAGGCGAGTTCGGCCGGGGTGCACGCGGCACTCGACCAGGTGGTCGCGCCCGCGGTGGCCGCGCCGATCCGGGTGCGCGGGGAAGGTACGGCAGCCGTGCTGCGGCCCGAGGACGTCGCCGGGTCACTGCAGTTCGCCGCGGTGCCCGACGGTTCCCTGCAGATCAGGGTGGACCAGTCCACGCTCCGCCGGGTGCTGCTGCCACAGCTGGTCGGAACCGAGCAGCGGAGCAGGAACGCCAGGATCGTGTTCGCCGCGGGCAAGCCGGACATCCAGCCGTCCGCGCCGGGTAGGCAGATCAACTGGGCGCGGACACTGGCCCCGCTCATGGATGTCGCGCGCCGCGCGGCGGACCGCGAGCTGCCGGTCGCCTACGACACCCGGCCCGCCAGGGTCACCACGTCCGACGCCGAGCGGTTCGGGATCAAGGAGGTCATCGGCGAGTTCACCACCGGTGGCTTCCCCGGCGACGTCGCGCACAACATCGGCGTGATCGCCCGCCAGGTGGACGGCACGATCGTGCGGCCGGGGCAGACGTTCAGCCTGGACGAGCACACCGGGCCGCGTACGGCCTCGCGTGGCTACCGCACCGCGCCGGTGCACGAGGACGGAACCGGTCCACCGGTGATCGGGGGCGGGGTCTCGCAGCTCACCAGCACGCTGTACAACGCGATCTACCTGGCCGGGCTGAAGGATGCCGGGCACACCGAGCACGCCACCCACTTCTCGCGTTACCCGGTGGCGCGGGACGCGAGCTCGTTGCGGGAGAACGGATCCAGCGTCGAGATGGCGTTCACCAACGACAGCTCCACCGGTGTGGCCATCCAGGCGTCGGCCTCGGGTGGCACGGTGACCGTGCGGATCTGGGGCACCAAGCGCTACCGGGTGGAGAGCGTGCCCGCCCCGCGTACCGACGTGGTCCCGCCCCCGATCAGCATCGGGCCGCCGGAGGACTGCACACCCGTGGCGGGCACGCCGGGATTCAGCACCTCGAACACGCGCATCCTGTACGACCTCGAGTCCGGTGCCGAGGTGAGCAGGCAGACCCGGGACGTCCGGTACGCGGCCCGGCCGACCGTCATCTGCTGA
- a CDS encoding NHL domain-containing thioredoxin family protein: MTSVRHVRAPELAGAQWLNTGGERLRLAELRGRIVLLDFWTSGCVNCLHVLDELRPLEREFADVLVTIGVHSPKFLHEGERAAIEAAVRRYEVRHPVLNDPDLTNWRQYAVKAWPTLVVIDPEGYVAHVAAGEGHGEALRRVLEELVATHTEKGTLRRGGSPYVAAEEAGGELRFPSKAVPSPSGTLLVADTGHHAVVELAADGETVLRRFGSGRRGAEDGPADRAGFAEPSGVAVLPPAVAERVGYQVVVADTAGHLLRGIDLDTGQVRTVAGTGKQWRDGPVRGAAGEVDLTSPWDLTWWEPAGGVVVAMAGNHTLGLFDPLRGEISRLAGTTVEGLRDGPAPEAFFAQTSGLAATPEELWLVDAETSALRGLRREGTAFTVHTAVGTDLFSFGHRDGPAGEALLQHPLGLAVLPDGSIAVADTYNGAVRGYDPASGTVSTLASGLSEPSGLLVHAGKLLVVESSGHRLRELPRETGSSVTGDAHAVRRPPTTLAPGEVDLEVVFRPPPGEKLDDRYGPSTRLELSASPPELLAEGAGTGTALTRRIRLAEGYPEGVLQVVAQAASCDDEAEHPACRMTRQDWGVPVLLDPAGERDFRLVMAGPAAGEG; the protein is encoded by the coding sequence GTGACTTCCGTGCGACATGTACGCGCGCCCGAGCTGGCAGGCGCGCAATGGCTGAACACCGGCGGTGAGCGGCTCCGGCTCGCCGAGCTTCGCGGCCGGATCGTGCTGCTCGATTTCTGGACCTCCGGCTGTGTCAACTGCCTGCACGTGCTGGACGAGCTGCGCCCGCTGGAGCGGGAGTTCGCCGACGTGCTGGTCACCATCGGCGTGCACTCGCCGAAGTTCCTGCACGAGGGCGAGCGGGCCGCGATCGAGGCCGCGGTGCGCCGCTACGAGGTGCGTCACCCGGTGCTGAACGACCCGGACCTCACCAACTGGCGGCAGTACGCGGTCAAGGCGTGGCCCACCCTGGTGGTGATCGACCCGGAGGGCTACGTGGCGCATGTCGCCGCGGGCGAGGGGCACGGCGAGGCGTTGCGCAGGGTGCTCGAGGAGCTGGTGGCCACGCATACCGAGAAAGGCACGCTGCGCAGGGGCGGCAGCCCGTACGTCGCCGCCGAGGAGGCCGGCGGCGAGCTGCGCTTCCCGAGCAAGGCCGTGCCCTCGCCGTCCGGCACCCTGCTGGTCGCCGACACCGGGCACCACGCGGTCGTGGAGCTGGCCGCCGACGGCGAGACCGTACTGCGCCGGTTCGGCAGTGGCAGGCGAGGCGCCGAGGACGGTCCGGCCGACCGGGCGGGCTTCGCCGAGCCCTCCGGGGTCGCGGTGCTGCCGCCCGCGGTGGCCGAGCGGGTCGGGTACCAGGTGGTGGTGGCCGATACCGCGGGGCACCTGCTGCGCGGTATCGACCTGGACACCGGGCAGGTGCGCACCGTGGCCGGCACCGGGAAGCAGTGGCGGGACGGCCCGGTCCGCGGCGCGGCCGGCGAGGTGGACCTGACCAGCCCATGGGACCTCACCTGGTGGGAGCCCGCGGGCGGGGTCGTGGTGGCCATGGCGGGCAACCACACCCTGGGGCTGTTCGACCCACTGCGGGGCGAGATCTCCCGGCTGGCGGGCACCACCGTCGAGGGGCTGCGGGACGGGCCTGCCCCCGAGGCGTTCTTCGCCCAGACCTCCGGCCTCGCCGCGACCCCCGAGGAGCTCTGGCTGGTGGACGCCGAGACCTCGGCGCTGCGCGGGCTGCGGCGGGAGGGCACTGCCTTCACCGTGCACACCGCCGTCGGGACCGACCTGTTCTCCTTCGGCCACCGCGACGGACCCGCCGGGGAGGCGCTACTGCAGCACCCGCTCGGCCTCGCCGTGCTGCCGGACGGGTCGATCGCGGTCGCGGACACCTACAACGGCGCGGTCCGGGGGTACGACCCGGCGAGCGGCACGGTCAGCACCCTCGCATCCGGGCTCTCCGAACCCTCCGGCCTGCTGGTGCATGCGGGGAAGCTGCTGGTCGTGGAGTCCAGCGGGCACCGGCTGCGCGAGCTGCCGCGGGAGACCGGAAGCAGCGTCACCGGCGACGCGCATGCCGTGCGCAGGCCGCCCACCACGCTGGCGCCGGGGGAGGTGGACCTCGAGGTGGTGTTCCGGCCCCCGCCGGGAGAGAAGCTCGACGACCGTTACGGGCCGTCCACCCGCCTCGAACTGAGTGCCTCCCCGCCGGAGCTGCTGGCCGAGGGCGCCGGTACCGGTACCGCACTGACCCGCCGGATCCGGCTGGCCGAGGGTTACCCCGAGGGGGTGCTGCAAGTGGTCGCGCAGGCGGCGAGCTGTGACGATGAGGCCGAGCATCCCGCCTGCCGGATGACCCGCCAGGACTGGGGTGTTCCGGTCCTCCTCGACCCCGCGGGCGAGCGCGATTTCCGGCTCGTCATGGCCGGGCCGGCCGCGGGCGAGGGATAA
- a CDS encoding oxidoreductase, with the protein MPTFRRGTKDQGEPAEEDTPADDTRPDFDPFDPNPDPSYEVKAEDLLKPLREPGSGGLLRWRRQATNAPIVQVENAYITGKLDLRAAELEYLFRFERCRFEQPPDVREASLLGLVFRKCWLPGLKARNLRSRNDVRLIRSKVQVDSGGRVDGETTVRRGGDRERGVPDAAVNLTDAVIEGSLVLTRTEINYARGKAIQADRLAITGALLAYRLEAGGEVRIPGMRAGGNVNFSGATLNNPDGIALNGNGLEISGSLLCEADAYGASGRRRFSANGVLYLPSAKVASDIVLRGARLTVNQTGPIVVSAWKTGDPYVDPRPALNADRLQVDGNVELSDGLHATGTIRMVNAHIGGTLRLAGARIKVLRGQAEPYYDRALHLDGSEINGDVEATGLSVEGQLRLADVTIRGNVLAWNAKFLHADRDVFSARRTQVSGNFHLTDAKVAGTLRMQGMHVGGNIDLYGTQLSRPQVRASSSFSVDLRTSRVDRNLVLTAHRGRAFRADGGVNMDGATVHRKVDLTGAELHSSGQHTIALDISDVQADEFLLLPGLPPEGKVLLRRAHCGTLGDEPGLWQATGGVELEDFQYDALTEPISLEDDGAVERRIELLRAAMGGYRPGPYDQLAKMLRASGNEEHADTVLLRKQEYRYDALRSGASVLGPGIRVWSWLQRWMVGYGYKPVRALVWLLLLLVIGSVYFQWLSGTCTDSELLLIDGKRCAINADDSGLVWSSALYTVDLLVPIVDFGNKNRWHMDGLDRWMGVGLTGMGWVLATTLAAGMTRMLRRNGG; encoded by the coding sequence ATGCCGACCTTTCGGCGAGGCACGAAGGACCAGGGGGAGCCGGCGGAGGAGGACACCCCGGCCGACGACACCCGGCCGGATTTCGACCCGTTCGACCCGAACCCGGACCCTTCCTACGAGGTCAAGGCCGAGGACCTGCTCAAGCCGTTGCGCGAGCCGGGGTCCGGCGGGCTGCTGCGCTGGCGCAGGCAGGCGACCAACGCGCCGATCGTGCAGGTGGAGAACGCCTACATCACCGGGAAGCTGGACCTGCGCGCCGCCGAGCTGGAGTACCTGTTCCGGTTCGAGCGCTGCCGGTTCGAGCAGCCGCCGGACGTGCGCGAGGCCAGCCTGCTCGGGCTGGTCTTCCGCAAGTGCTGGCTGCCCGGGCTGAAGGCGCGCAACCTGCGCAGCCGCAACGACGTCCGGCTGATCCGCAGCAAGGTGCAGGTCGACTCGGGCGGGCGGGTCGATGGGGAGACCACCGTGCGCCGCGGCGGGGACCGGGAGCGCGGGGTACCGGACGCCGCGGTCAACCTCACCGACGCCGTGATCGAGGGCTCCCTGGTGCTCACCCGCACCGAGATCAACTATGCCCGGGGCAAGGCGATCCAGGCGGACCGGCTGGCGATCACCGGTGCCCTGCTTGCCTACCGGCTGGAAGCGGGCGGCGAGGTGCGCATCCCCGGTATGCGAGCCGGCGGCAACGTCAACTTCTCCGGCGCCACGCTGAACAACCCGGACGGGATCGCGCTGAACGGCAACGGCCTCGAGATCAGCGGCAGCCTGCTGTGCGAGGCGGACGCCTATGGCGCGTCGGGGCGGCGCCGGTTCTCCGCGAACGGCGTGCTGTACCTGCCCAGCGCCAAGGTCGCCAGCGACATCGTGCTGCGCGGGGCCCGGCTCACCGTGAACCAGACCGGGCCGATCGTGGTGAGCGCGTGGAAGACCGGCGACCCCTATGTCGACCCGCGACCCGCGCTGAACGCGGACCGGCTCCAGGTGGACGGGAACGTCGAGCTGAGCGACGGCCTCCACGCCACCGGGACCATCCGGATGGTCAACGCGCACATCGGCGGCACGCTGCGGCTGGCCGGTGCGCGGATCAAGGTGCTGCGTGGTCAGGCCGAGCCGTACTACGACCGGGCGTTGCATCTGGACGGTTCCGAGATCAACGGCGATGTGGAGGCGACCGGGCTGTCCGTCGAGGGGCAACTGCGCCTCGCCGATGTGACGATCCGCGGAAACGTGCTGGCCTGGAACGCCAAGTTCCTGCACGCCGACCGGGACGTGTTCTCCGCCCGCCGCACCCAGGTGTCCGGCAACTTCCACCTCACCGACGCCAAGGTGGCAGGCACCCTGCGGATGCAGGGCATGCACGTCGGCGGGAACATCGACCTGTACGGCACCCAGCTGAGCAGGCCACAGGTCCGCGCCTCCAGCAGCTTCTCGGTGGACCTGCGCACCTCGCGGGTGGATCGGAACCTGGTGCTCACCGCGCATCGCGGCCGGGCCTTCCGGGCCGATGGCGGGGTGAACATGGACGGCGCCACGGTGCACCGGAAGGTCGACCTCACCGGCGCCGAGCTGCACTCGAGCGGGCAGCACACGATCGCGCTGGACATCAGCGACGTGCAGGCGGACGAGTTCCTGCTGCTGCCCGGCCTGCCGCCGGAGGGCAAGGTGCTGCTGCGCAGGGCGCACTGCGGCACGCTCGGCGACGAGCCCGGGCTGTGGCAGGCGACCGGGGGCGTCGAGCTGGAGGACTTCCAGTACGACGCGCTCACCGAGCCGATCTCGCTGGAGGACGACGGCGCGGTCGAGCGGCGGATCGAGCTGCTGCGCGCGGCGATGGGCGGCTACCGCCCCGGGCCGTACGACCAGCTCGCCAAGATGCTGCGCGCCAGCGGGAACGAGGAGCACGCGGATACCGTGTTGCTGCGCAAGCAGGAGTACCGCTACGACGCGCTGCGCAGCGGCGCCAGTGTCCTCGGACCGGGGATCCGGGTGTGGAGCTGGCTGCAGCGCTGGATGGTGGGCTACGGGTACAAGCCGGTGCGCGCGCTGGTCTGGCTGTTGCTCCTGCTGGTGATCGGCAGCGTGTACTTCCAGTGGCTCTCGGGTACCTGCACCGACAGCGAGCTGCTGCTGATCGACGGAAAGCGCTGCGCGATCAACGCGGACGACAGCGGCCTGGTGTGGAGTTCGGCGCTCTACACCGTGGACCTGCTGGTACCGATCGTCGACTTCGGGAACAAGAACCGCTGGCACATGGACGGCCTGGACAGGTGGATGGGAGTGGGCCTCACCGGGATGGGCTGGGTGCTGGCGACCACGCTGGCCGCCGGTATGACCCGCATGCTGCGGCGCAACGGTGGCTGA
- a CDS encoding amino acid ABC transporter ATP-binding protein gives MSRAAARSQGTSADPIVEISGLHKAFGRLEVLKGIDLRVRRGQVVCIIGPSGSGKSTLLRCVNLLEEPNEGTVVVNGHELTDPDVDLDGARREIGMVFQAFNLFGHLSVLENLTVAQRKVLRRGKAEAERIARENLEKVGLSDKVGAMPAQLSGGQQQRAAIARALAMDPQVMLFDEPTSALDPELVGDVLGVMRRLATEGMTMLVVTHEMQFAREVGDVVLFMDDGMVVEQGPPAQVIGNPREPRTQSFLSRVLNPVHAGD, from the coding sequence ATGAGCAGGGCAGCGGCGAGGAGCCAGGGTACTAGTGCCGACCCGATCGTCGAGATCAGCGGGCTGCACAAGGCGTTCGGCCGGCTCGAGGTGCTGAAGGGCATCGACCTGCGGGTTCGCCGGGGCCAGGTGGTGTGCATCATCGGGCCCTCCGGCTCCGGCAAGTCGACCCTGCTGCGCTGCGTGAACCTGCTGGAGGAGCCGAACGAGGGCACGGTCGTGGTGAACGGCCACGAGCTCACCGACCCGGATGTGGACCTGGACGGCGCCCGGCGCGAGATCGGCATGGTGTTCCAGGCGTTCAACCTGTTCGGGCACCTGTCCGTGCTGGAGAACCTGACGGTCGCCCAGCGCAAGGTGCTCAGGCGGGGCAAGGCCGAGGCCGAGCGGATCGCGCGGGAGAACCTGGAGAAGGTCGGGTTGTCGGACAAGGTGGGCGCCATGCCCGCGCAGCTGTCCGGCGGGCAGCAGCAGCGGGCGGCGATCGCCAGGGCGCTGGCGATGGACCCGCAGGTGATGCTGTTCGACGAGCCCACCTCCGCGCTGGACCCGGAACTGGTCGGCGACGTGCTCGGGGTGATGCGGCGGCTGGCCACCGAGGGCATGACCATGCTGGTGGTCACGCACGAGATGCAGTTCGCCCGCGAGGTCGGCGATGTCGTGCTGTTCATGGACGACGGGATGGTGGTCGAGCAGGGCCCACCGGCCCAGGTCATCGGCAACCCGCGGGAGCCGCGTACCCAGTCCTTCCTTTCCCGGGTGCTGAATCCGGTGCATGCCGGCGACTGA
- a CDS encoding basic amino acid ABC transporter substrate-binding protein, producing the protein MARTTLRALTLLPAFALALTAAGCAEEVGGGEDTQAGDEINLVKEGKLTTCTHTPYPPFQFEEGGEIVGFDVDLVDLVAEDLGVEQSIINMPFEGIESGEAFNTNRCDVAAAAITITEERDEVMDFSDGYFDANQALLVRKDSGIKTVADLGGKTLGVQIGTTGEEYATEHKDEHGYQIRQYEDLGLLQTAVKTGQVAAGINDNVVHFEFVKQNPDTEVTEEFETGEQYGIALRTGNGAMQAKVNEVLAAAQGDGRYEEIYEKWFGKKPETK; encoded by the coding sequence GTGGCGCGTACCACACTGAGGGCACTCACCCTGCTGCCCGCCTTCGCCCTTGCCCTCACCGCAGCCGGTTGCGCCGAGGAGGTCGGCGGCGGCGAGGACACCCAGGCCGGGGACGAGATCAACCTCGTCAAGGAGGGCAAGCTCACCACGTGTACGCACACCCCGTACCCGCCGTTCCAGTTCGAGGAGGGTGGCGAGATCGTCGGGTTCGACGTGGACCTGGTCGACCTCGTCGCCGAGGACCTCGGCGTGGAGCAGTCGATCATCAACATGCCGTTCGAGGGCATCGAGTCCGGCGAGGCGTTCAACACCAACCGCTGTGATGTGGCGGCCGCGGCCATCACCATCACCGAGGAGCGGGACGAGGTGATGGACTTCTCCGACGGCTACTTCGACGCCAACCAGGCACTGCTGGTGCGCAAGGACTCCGGCATCAAGACCGTGGCCGACCTCGGCGGGAAGACGCTGGGGGTGCAGATCGGCACCACCGGTGAGGAGTACGCCACGGAGCACAAGGACGAGCACGGCTACCAGATCCGCCAGTACGAGGACCTCGGCCTGTTGCAGACCGCGGTGAAGACCGGCCAGGTCGCCGCCGGGATCAACGACAACGTGGTGCACTTCGAGTTCGTGAAGCAGAATCCGGACACCGAGGTCACCGAGGAGTTCGAGACCGGCGAGCAGTACGGCATCGCGCTGCGCACCGGTAACGGCGCGATGCAGGCCAAGGTGAACGAGGTGCTCGCGGCGGCGCAGGGCGACGGCCGCTACGAGGAGATCTACGAGAAGTGGTTCGGGAAGAAGCCGGAGACCAAGTAA